The following DNA comes from Hordeum vulgare subsp. vulgare chromosome 3H, MorexV3_pseudomolecules_assembly, whole genome shotgun sequence.
TCCCATGCCCCCTCGTCCCcgcgcgaccccctcctccaccaccgccgcgatcccatccttcaccaccacgccgcccctcctccaccgcccctcctcctcgcgccgcctcctcctctacgCCCACCAattccccctcctccctgcccaccCCTCTCCCTGTGCCGGCGCCCCCTGCCACGCCAGGCGCCCCAGTCGTCCGATTTCACCAGACTGACGACAAAGCAGGGCCTTTACCGACGGAAGCAGGCATAGAAGTTTTGTCGTCCATGAAcaacccctttgtcgtccgctatggCAAACGACAAataagttgattcctgtagtgtcttAATTTATTAGTAGGAATACATATCTTTTAGATTTCATTGATTTAGGTAATCAGATGGGTATAATTAAGTGGTGTAGTACATTGAATGAGGTTCTCATAAGAAGAAACATGTTGCTCATTTAATAGTAAGTAGAGATTaattacaaaaaaaatcaaaatttgaACATGTGTTGGTCATACCACATCGATCCAAAGACTTAGGGAGGTTGGTGAACTACAACGATCTTTTCTTTGGAAGCAAACTATAACGTATAAGATCGTTGTAGTTCATTAGTTCGCTGAACTACATCAATCTTATCTTATTTAAATACTTGAGCAAAGTACTGTGTTGAAATAAAGGAAACTGACGCAAGGTTAGATCCCGGACTTACAGCAACTCCAGTCGCGCCCTCAGGATGCCCCCTAGGACACCCTTTTAGGTTCGGTATTAGGCTCGGGTGCGTTTTTTGGTCGAAAAACGGCCCAACCTCGCCCCGAGCGCCCCCAGGACGTCGAAATAGCGCCGGTATACTCAGGTGAAACCCGGCATGTTAGGGGGCTCTTGGGACGCCGGCGAAAGTTTCAGCGATTCACGTCTCCCCACGTGTTCTTTTTTGACCCacttcatcattttcttcataaaCTTTTGATTGTGATGGGGTGTGGCTAGCAAGATGCACCCATATTACCATCGGATGAAGTATTTGGCCTCCCAAAACACAAACTTTTTTGGCTCAGTGGTGTTTTTGGAGGCTCTAaaggctggagatgctcttaggcagGTTGGTGAGCATGTAACACGCTCTACACTACACGCCTTTGGATGATGGTCCTGTACCTTTATTTTTTGGACCGATATGGTGCTTATTGGATGCTGCCAGATGGATAGATACCATCCGGACACGTGAGGAGTGCGTACATGGACCCGGCCTTACCTGTCAACCGTACGGCATGCCATAAATCGTGGATCCCGTGGTGACATGCATCTacgccctccgttcttaaatactccctccattcctaaatataagtctttctaaagttttcactagtggactatatagggatgtatatagacatactttaaagtgtacattcaatcattttgttccgtatgtagacatctaatgaaatcgcttaaaagacttatatttaggaacggagggagtataagtctttgtagagatttcactagtgaactacatacggatgtatatagacatactgtaGAGTATACATTCAAtcgttttgttccgtatgtagacacctagtgaaatcgcttaaaagacttatatttaggaacggagggagtatagtgcatgcatgcatcctgaGATGCCTTTTTGAATTACTGAGATCTATAAGACGATGGTCCTCGACCCATATGATGATGGTGCTAGAACTTTTGTATCAAGTCAATAATATTGTTACAAACTCGATCGAGGACCAAACCATACTTGACCAGTAGCTAAAGGACCAAAAAGACACAAAACAGTTACACACTCCACTATAACATGGAAAACATTTAGCTTAATTCCCACTGGCTAGTTCATTGCCGTGTTCCTGCAACTGCAAAGATTTTCATTGTTTTGTCACGAATCATGCCCTTATGCACCATCTTTCTTGAGAACAAGGACGCCGAGCGCTGCGAGGTGGTCGTCGATGTCATCCGGGACAGGGTGAGCTTCAACATCCCTCGGAAGCTGCAGCAACGCCCATCGTCCGTCCTCCGTCCTCACCATGCCCTTGttctcctcctgccgccacccTGGGGGCACCATGTGCTCGTCTCTAAGAAAGTCGGTGGCCTTGTTCACCAGCGCCGGGTCCCTTCCACCGAGCTCGAACGGTTGGCCATGCGCCCGGTATCCATCCAGCAGGTGGAGGTGCGCCTCCAGATTGTGGTAGCTAGCCAGGTCTCCGGTGGGTTTGAGGAATGGCGACACGATGTGGTCCAGCGTGAGCTCCACACCGACGTGGGTGTACACGCTCGGCACCCTTAGCATGTCCGCCACCCGCAGCAGCACCGCCGGGAATATCGCCTCGTTGAACAGGAAACCGGGCACCTTGGGCACCATGTCGTGCACGTTGCGGATGCGCAGCGTCTTTACGCCCAGCTCCCCCTCGAAGCGCTTCTTGAACCTCGTGTTCCCCACGCGCGGCCCGGCGAACGAGAAGACGCACACCGGCGCTTTCTTCCCGCCGGCCGACGGAGACACGTTGGCACCACTCTCGGCGATGTCGAAGGCGCTGATCATCGCCAGCGCGCTGCCGAGGCTGTGGCCGGTCACCGTCACGCTCACCTCCTCGCCCCTCCCAGCGTAACGCTCCACCAGCTTCCGCACCTCGGCGAGCACCTGCTCGCGCGCCGAGTAGCTGCTGAACCGGCACGCCGAGTCCTTGCCGACGTATAGGTCCACGAACCCCGTCTCCACCTTCACGCTCGGGTCGGGGCACGGCACCCCGCACGCAGAGAGCGGCTTGAGCATCGCCGTCAAGTCGGCCACCCACTCCAGCCGGGTCACCGTGCCGCGCCAGGCGACGGCGATGTCCCGGCGTCCGATTCGCGCCGTCTCCTCGTCCGTGGACACGGCGACGAAGCCGATGAAAGTGGCCGACTCGCTCCACAGCTTGTCGTCGCCGGGGTTATGCTTCCAGATGCTGAAGTTTGGGTAGCTTGGGTGAGACGTGGCGTAGAGGTAGCGGGTGACCTCGTAGCCGACGCCGGCAAGGCCGACGTCCTCGAAGAAGGTGCGCGTCGGGTACTTGCAGCTGCCGGAGTAGCGGGAGAAGCGGTCGTAGTCGAACGAGTCGTAGCACGCCTGCGCGAACTCGCCGTACCGGATCAGCTCTCCCCGGAGCACCGTGTCGATGGGGTCCAGCAGCCCCTGCCAGTCGTTGCTGCCGTGGAGCTCCCGCCACCGCGACGTCAGCTGGCCGTCGGAACGGCCGGTCTTCTCGGCGAGGGTGCCGCGCTCCATGTCTCCGACGACGGAGCCCGGCGTCATGTTGGCCGGCGCTTCGTCGGTCGGCACCGCGGAGGTGACTAGCGGAGACGGGCGTCGCCCACGGCTCGCCATCTTTGAGAGCAGCGCCGCCGGACGCAAGTCCCCGGCAGGGCTGTCCGGGAGGGACTGGGCGAGGTTGGAGGGCATGGCCATTCTTGTTACTGTGATTGCGAGATGCACGTACGTACGTTCGTGTGTGCGCTCTGAATTGTGATTTGTGATGTGTGACAGCGTGAGGTTTAACAATTGGGTCGTGTGTATATATACACCTGTCTGTGTGGTACACTGGCCAGGCTGACAGCTCATCTTTCAGGACGGTCCTCATGCAGCtagcttttttcctttttctttcttagaTGTGCATGCACCTCGCTAGCTTGTAAACATTTGTACTATCAATgcacggttaaatttacgtgcattacTACAACAAACAAGGTTTAAGACACATTGCATTTACTTCAGCAACTAATTAGTGCTCACGTCGtactatttttatatgcatgcgtagtgtgaatgctattttttcaacttattttacagtcaatcaataaccacctaggttctaGAGTATTAGTTTCCAACATCGTTTTTTATGATTTGATGGCATCGGCTATACTAAAacttaggctggtcatagtggggagtaacatatagtagtatattgcatatgatactattgtatgatactaccttcatagtgcacaGTATCATAAaatagtatcatagatgaccttatttattgacatgcatgacacatagtagcatagcatttaacatgttacggtatctacctatgttactctaaccctctctctcttctttaattgtctgccacatcagcatgtttgttaTTCTCGAGTACATGATACTATcttagttactcccactatggccagccttaatggtactccctccgtcacgattTAGAAGGTGCGCTTGAAAAATCTCTGAGACCAAGATAGtcaccgattggttgtgagatgtagcaggtgtagatGATAATACgtctaatcaactgagaaaatactagtactaatgcgtGAGCAGTAAATTGGAAAGGCGCATACATGAGTAGTACTAGTATTAATTAATAGGGTtaattgctttcgcgccttaaaccttgtctattttgcaaacgcacgcaagtttaactgtgccttGTAAATCGTGACGGAGGAAGTAGTGAAAGTGTGTTTTCTATGATAATTGTAGACGTACGGATCCTCTTTACACGGTTTTCATGCATGGCGCGCTGCTCTGGCATGAGGAGCTCGCGAAGCCGACGAACCTCCTCACCGTGCGCCCGCACGGACCGCGGGGCCGCCAAGATGGGGATGCGCTGCTGGTCCACACGCTAGTCACGCGACAACTTCACATCTGGATACGACAAGGGTTGACGGTACTACCAATGCCACTATGCCTGGTGGACTGGGATGTACAGTCGCTCCTGCTTCCCGCTTCCGCGCTGGCGTGCCGCGCCTAGCCCGCGGCGACGTAGCAGGGTGCCCGCGGGAAGAGCTCGCTCCGACGTTGAACCTCCCCTTCTTCCCTCCTTTCCCGTTGAAGAATCCCATGGCTGACTGGTTAGGGTTTCCTTGTCGCCGGTGAGGGAGCAAAGGTGGCTCGATGTGGACGATGATTTTGGATGAGGCCGGCTTCGCCGCACGCGTCCATTAAAAAGGACGGACATGCAGCCCTTGAACACACTGTTGAGCGGGTCTGGTGTTAGTGGTCGTCATAAATATGACCGCGGTGGTAGTTGGACAGAATTTTAGACCAAAAATGGATTCATGCAAACGTGAAGCGAACGCATTCTGAGTATGGGTCGACCCATTGGATCTCTACTTTTGTTCGCACCGATTCAAAGGCACGTAGTCAGACGATTTGGATCGGTGCGTTGAAGTGCTGTTAGCGATGGTCAAATCTCTCtcagccaccccctccccctccccccaatTCCCATCGGGGTGGTCCGCCTCACTCTCCTTCTCCCCAATCTCCCTTTGCCATGTCAGCATGTAATTAATCCCAGCCTGtaatttcgtgtggcattattcgTTTCTCTAGGTATCGGCCAAACTAGCGACGGCGGTACACGCTTTGATGACCGGACACGTGAGCCCATAGTACGTGCATGGACCCGGCATGAGCTGTAAATGTCATGCACCAAACTGAATCGTACCTGCCTGAAAAAAATAGATGCATGCATGGTCATCATATGGTGGTGGGAGCACCGGCGTCCACGATTTCCACGTGAATGGATGAACCTACTCTCTGGACAGAGATTCTAAGTTGCGTGTACGACCGTGCTCGTCCATCTCGTCGTTGCCGCGCGAGACCACCTTTCGTTCGCACCACGACTTTATTGAGAAACGTGTTCGTCATGCATGTGTTCTTTTCCCAACAGTATGCATGTGTGGGTTTGTAACGTACGATGTTGCCTTCAAAAGAAGAGAATTAAAGGTATCCACAAGGTTACCACGCATGGCTGGCTCGGCTAGTGCCCTTATTTTTGAGTTTTGTAAAGGAAAACGTTTATAACCGGTGCGCCGGTCCAACGTTCGGGCTGGTCGTGTGCGAGTCGTGTGATCCCTCTGATCTGTTTGCCTTTGCGTACCAACGCTGCTGTCCTTGTGCTGCTGTTGCCCCTGCGCTGCTGCCGCCTGCATCATCGGTGCATGTCCCTGTTGACTGCCTGCATCGCTGCTGCCCGCCCCCGTCGGCCGCCAACTCTGTTGGTTCCAACCTCCGTCTGTCGTCCTCGTCGACTTCTGCCATAGTCGGATCGCGCGTATACAAGTGTTGCAACCGTCATCTAAAAAAGCTTCAAACGTTGTTGAAAAAAGTTTTAACCATAGACAGAGAAAGCTTCAATCGGCTCTCCTAGCAAGAAAAGCTACAATCGTAGTTGCATTTTGCTACTATTAACTAACTTTTTTGCTCCATCTATTAAGGTGGACCTGAGACATCGCGACGAGTGTGACGGATATTTTCTGGAACCGTAGTTGCATTTTGCTACTATCGTCGGacttttttgctacatccatcaagGCGGTGTTGCGACCtcgcgacgatgatgacaatgattttGCTGCATCCGTGGCCGAAATTTACTACATCACTGCTTCTTTTGCTACCATCGATGATTTTTGCTACATGGCTCGATCTGACGGTCAACAGGTTTTGATCTAACGGCTCGCGCGCATCCAGCCGAAAGTTTTGACCGACGTGCCAATGTAGATCAGTGCCTTTTGCAGAAATTGCAATTTGTCTGATGGTAATCAACATGACATGTGTTCaattatctctccctaataataaagcaaattcggtttctggtcgtccgtcctgaaaattacccctaaagtttgcataaattacccatcatgccaccggtaagtaatagaaatcgtttcacaaagcgaaaaatcttagactgggccggcccatgtaaaaacctcctatattacgctctgcatgctgggagaatatccaacacaccgtatgagccggcccatgcacaggcgcctgcttttagttctgtttatttatttattttcagttccgttttatttttttattttaaataatttagaactttaaataatctttaaaattttaataaactgaaaattataaatcaacatatttcaaaaataaaaatgtttgtgacttcaaaaactgctcggagttttgtaaaaaatgctcgcacatacaataaaatgtttgcaattttataaaaatgtttgcaattttataaaaatgtttgtacaataagaatagtccatgatctcaaatacaacttcatgtattaaaaactattaaatgcatttaacaaaatgctttctaattcaaaatatgtcctgaaattttaaaaatagctaatgcctgttttgatagtttctttttttatttaaaattttccgttccatttttgtttatttataatttaaataatttggaattacaaaaacttttgcatattaaaaataggaatttggattaaaatgctgacgaattttttattttgaattaaaaataggattcaaaaaaagcaccggatttttatattttttttgtaaattccaaaacaacgtccatgaatttaataaatatatttacgatttttagtaaatgtttgtaaat
Coding sequences within:
- the LOC123441020 gene encoding phospholipase A1-Igamma1, chloroplastic-like, with amino-acid sequence MAMPSNLAQSLPDSPAGDLRPAALLSKMASRGRRPSPLVTSAVPTDEAPANMTPGSVVGDMERGTLAEKTGRSDGQLTSRWRELHGSNDWQGLLDPIDTVLRGELIRYGEFAQACYDSFDYDRFSRYSGSCKYPTRTFFEDVGLAGVGYEVTRYLYATSHPSYPNFSIWKHNPGDDKLWSESATFIGFVAVSTDEETARIGRRDIAVAWRGTVTRLEWVADLTAMLKPLSACGVPCPDPSVKVETGFVDLYVGKDSACRFSSYSAREQVLAEVRKLVERYAGRGEEVSVTVTGHSLGSALAMISAFDIAESGANVSPSAGGKKAPVCVFSFAGPRVGNTRFKKRFEGELGVKTLRIRNVHDMVPKVPGFLFNEAIFPAVLLRVADMLRVPSVYTHVGVELTLDHIVSPFLKPTGDLASYHNLEAHLHLLDGYRAHGQPFELGGRDPALVNKATDFLRDEHMVPPGWRQEENKGMVRTEDGRWALLQLPRDVEAHPVPDDIDDHLAALGVLVLKKDGA